The Petrotoga sibirica DSM 13575 region CTTTTGGAGAATGTTTTTAAAAAAGCAAAAGAAAGAAATCTTAACTTTTTAATTTTGAAGGTTATTTTAGAGGATGGTGTTCAGTTAAAACAAGCAAGAGCTTACGCTATACATCACAAATTAGAAGAAAACGGTTGTGAGATAGTTTATACCTATCCTAGTGTCGAAGAGATAGAAAAAGAAAATTTTGATAAAGAGTTGATTTTTGGGGTTGTTACCTCTAAAAGTATTGGGGAGATAGCAGAACTCGTCAATAAAATTGCCGAAGTGGAATCGGTTTATGTTGATGAATTTTCAACAAACAACCTATTTGGTTCAAAAGAGAAGAATAATGATAAGGAAGAAGACTTAAAAAAAGAAGGTTTAGAGAAGAACAACAAAAAAGAAGTTAAGCTTTCAAGAAGTATAAGAGTAGATATAAATAAATTGGATAATTTGATGAATTTAATGGCAGAACTCGTTATAGCTCGAAGTAGAATTATTGAAACTTTAAGTAAGTACGATGTAAAAGAAGTTGATGAAAGCTTAACCCAACTTTCAAGGATAACCTTAGATCTTCAAAATGTTGTTATGAAAATTAGAATGGTTCCTGTTGCGTTTGTCTTCAATCGATTTCCAAGGCTTGTACGGGATCTTGCAAAAGAATTAGGGAAAAAAGTGAACTTTGTTATTCAAGGGGAAGAAACGGAATTAGATAGAACCGTTGTTGATGAGATAGGTGAGCCTTTAGTTCATTTATTAAGGAACTCCATAGATCATGGTATAGAAGGTCCTCACGAGCGTTTGGCCAAAGGTAAACCTGAAACAGGAACGTTGAAGTTATCAGCTAGGCATGAAGGGAACGGAGTTATCATAGAAGTCGAAGATGATGGAAAAGGGTTCGATAAAAATGAAATACTCCGTACAGTTATAAATAAAGGATTGATCAGCTCATCAGAAGCATCAAAATTAAGCGATGATGAGATATACAATTTTGTCTTTTTACCAGGTTTTTCTACTAAAACCGCTGCTACTGAATTGTCAGGTAGAGGGGTTGGAATGGATGTAGTTAAAAGTACTATAGAGAGTTTAAAAGGTACTATTTCTTTGGAAACAAAAAAGGAAAAAGGCACAAAGATAAGTATTAGTTTACCTCTTACCTTGGCAATTATCGAAGCTCTTTTAATAACTGTAAATGATCATGTCTATGCGATACCTATCGCTAACATTGATACAACTCAAAGAATGAGTGATGGTGAGTTAAAAGTTGTCCAGGGTCAAGAAGTTTTCCTTTTGAGAGGGGAAGTAATGCCTGTAGTACGGTTAAGGAAGCTGTTTGGTTATGAAAAGAAAAAAGGTTCTTCAAACGAATATATTATTATTGTGAAATTGGGAAACAAAAAATATGGGGTTGTTGTTGATAAATTATTAGGTCAAGATGATATAGTTATCAAATCCTTGGGGTCTTTGCTGAGTGATGTTAAAGAATTTAGTGGAGGTGCAATTTTAGGAGACGGTAGGATAGCTCTTATATTAGATGTGGCTTCTTTAATATAATAAATAATTTAATTACTAAAGTAATTAAATGAAGGTGTGTAGTAAGGCTAAAGAGTTCTTAAACAAATTTCAGAAGTTAGAAAGGTATTATAAATAGTTGTAAAAGAGGGGGAAATATATGATGGAAGACGTGCTTTCTTTCAAAATTGTGGATCAAGAATATGCTTTGCCAATAGAGAATATAGAAAGTGTTGTAGATAAGACTGAGGTAACACCCGTTCCAAATTCAAAATACTTCGTAGTTGGTTTAATAAATTTAAGAGGAAGAATAGTTCCCGTTATAGAATTAACTAAGATTTTAGGAATTGAAGTTCCAAAAGACCACATTTATCAAAATATCCTTGTTTTAAAAATAAACGAAGAGGAAATAGGAATGTATGTAGATGAAGTTGAAAACGTTCTTTCTATCGATCCTGAAAAGTTGGAAAAATTCCAGTCAAATGAGTCAGTTTATTCAGATAAAGTTAAAGGCGTTGTAAAGATAGGAAACAGATTGATAGTATATCTTGATTTAGAAAGTATCTTAGAGACCGAGTTAGAAAAGTAAAAATTTTAAAGTCTTCGGAGGTGTTTTAATGGCTAAAACTGTCTTAATAGTTGATGATGCTGCATTTATGAGAATGATGTTAAAAGACATATTAACGAAAGGAAATTATGAAATAGTCGGAGAAGCTAGCAATGGTCAAGAAGCT contains the following coding sequences:
- a CDS encoding chemotaxis protein CheW → MMEDVLSFKIVDQEYALPIENIESVVDKTEVTPVPNSKYFVVGLINLRGRIVPVIELTKILGIEVPKDHIYQNILVLKINEEEIGMYVDEVENVLSIDPEKLEKFQSNESVYSDKVKGVVKIGNRLIVYLDLESILETELEK
- a CDS encoding chemotaxis protein CheA, which gives rise to MANYDVYLNVFLEESKENIQELNDLLLELEKDKSNLEIINNIFRVIHTLKGMAGTMEFDTLAKFLHKLENVLDSLRNKNIDLTDDLMDFLFKTSDALEESISDIAQGGKGSIEKLEKLLDKIDSFGELAGSSKPPKDKTAEKEENPVNQSNDIYSKMDNKTKELLENVFKKAKERNLNFLILKVILEDGVQLKQARAYAIHHKLEENGCEIVYTYPSVEEIEKENFDKELIFGVVTSKSIGEIAELVNKIAEVESVYVDEFSTNNLFGSKEKNNDKEEDLKKEGLEKNNKKEVKLSRSIRVDINKLDNLMNLMAELVIARSRIIETLSKYDVKEVDESLTQLSRITLDLQNVVMKIRMVPVAFVFNRFPRLVRDLAKELGKKVNFVIQGEETELDRTVVDEIGEPLVHLLRNSIDHGIEGPHERLAKGKPETGTLKLSARHEGNGVIIEVEDDGKGFDKNEILRTVINKGLISSSEASKLSDDEIYNFVFLPGFSTKTAATELSGRGVGMDVVKSTIESLKGTISLETKKEKGTKISISLPLTLAIIEALLITVNDHVYAIPIANIDTTQRMSDGELKVVQGQEVFLLRGEVMPVVRLRKLFGYEKKKGSSNEYIIIVKLGNKKYGVVVDKLLGQDDIVIKSLGSLLSDVKEFSGGAILGDGRIALILDVASLI